Within Mustela lutreola isolate mMusLut2 chromosome 10, mMusLut2.pri, whole genome shotgun sequence, the genomic segment GCGGGTGGCGCGCGTCTTCATGTGGCTCGCGTACCAGTGCGGCGCCCGGATGGCCAGCGCCCGCTCGACGGCCATGGCGCTGGCGATGAAGAGCGAGGAGAGCCCAAAGACGGTCATGGTCAGACCGAAGAAGGTGCAGAGCCTCCCCGACGGGTCGAGATGCTCCCAGCGCTGCTTGGACAGGTACACGACGATGACCACCGGGCTGGTGAGCAGTTGCCCGACCAGGTCTGTGAGCGCCAGCCAGCCGATGCACAGCAGGAACGACTTCTTGCGCTTGCTCTCCCGCCGCCGGTAGCTCCGCGACACGAGCAGCATGGCCAGCGCGTTGCCCACGAAGCCGGTGATCAACATGGTGATGGGGAAGGCTACCGACACCGAGCCGCAGTCCTCGCGGGGGTCCCGGGAACCTGTGAGGTTGCCCCGCGCCGCGGCGGAGAGCTCGGGCGACCACATGCCCGGGTAAGAGTGGTTGAGGCGGGTACAGA encodes:
- the PTGER3 gene encoding prostaglandin E2 receptor EP3 subtype isoform X3; translation: MKETRGDGSAPFCTRLNHSYPGMWSPELSAAARGNLTGSRDPREDCGSVSVAFPITMLITGFVGNALAMLLVSRSYRRRESKRKKSFLLCIGWLALTDLVGQLLTSPVVIVVYLSKQRWEHLDPSGRLCTFFGLTMTVFGLSSLFIASAMAVERALAIRAPHWYASHMKTRATRAVLLGVWLAVLAFALLPVLGVGQYTIQWPGTWCFISTGEGGNGTSASHNWGNLFFASTFAFLGLSALAVTFACNLATIKALVSRCRAKATASQSGAQWGRITTETAIQLMGIMCVLSVCWSPLLEEFYGV